One stretch of Hevea brasiliensis isolate MT/VB/25A 57/8 chromosome 12, ASM3005281v1, whole genome shotgun sequence DNA includes these proteins:
- the LOC110666172 gene encoding protein BASIC PENTACYSTEINE6, with translation MDDGGHRENGRHKADQHKTAHGQWLMQAQPSMKQIMAIMAERDAAIHERNMAISEKKAAIAERDMAFLQRDSAIAERNNAIMERDNAIATLQYRETSLASGNMSSCPPGCQISRGVKHMHHPQQHPHHVPHSSEASYGTREMQASDAVLISPVGSEAAKSRRGKRSKDAKVMPPNKKTSKSPRKVKRENEDLNKIMYGKSHEWKNGQDMATEGDDLNKQLVASKSDWKGQDLGLNQIAYDESTMPAPVCSCTGVFRQCYKWGSGGWQSSCCTTTLSVYPLPAVPNKRHARVGGRKMSGSAFSKLLSRLAAEGYDLSNPVDLKEHWAKHGTNRYITIK, from the exons ATGGATGATGGTGGGCATCGTGAAAATGGAAGGCATAAAGCAGATCAACATAAAACAGCGCATGGTCAG TGGTTGATGCAAGCTCAGCCTTCAATGAAACAGATTATGGCCATCATGGCCGAAAGAGATGCTGCTATTCATGAGAGGAATATGGCTATTTCAGAAAAGAAGGCAGCAATTGCGGAGCGTGATATGGCATTCCTTCAGCGAGATTCAGCTATTGCTGAGAGAAATAATGCAATAATGGAACGAGATAATGCTATTGCCACTCTTCAATATCGAGAGACCTCCCTGGCAAGTGGTAATATGTCCTCTTGTCCGCCAGGATGTCAAATCTCACGTGGGGTGAAGCACATGCACCACCCACAGCAGCATCCTCATCATGTGCCCCACTCAAGTGAAGCTTCATATGGTACTAGGGAAATGCAGGCAAGTGACGCTGTCCTAATATCACCTGTTGGTTCTGAGGCTGCAAAGTCACGGCGGGGTAAACGATCAAAAGATGCCAAGGTGATGCCACCTAACAAAAAGACTTCAAAATCTCCAAGGAAGGTTAAGAGGGAGAATGAGGACTTGAACAAAATCATGTATGGCAAATCACATGAGTGGAAGAATGGACAGGATATGGCTACGGAAGGCGATGATCTGAATAAACAGCTGGTTGCCTCTAAATCTGATTGGAAAGGTCAAGATTTAGGGTTGAACCAGATTGCGTATGATGAGTCAACCATGCCAGCACCAGTATGCTCTTGTACTGGAGTGTTTAGGCAGTGCTATAAATGGGGAAGTGGTGGATGGCAGTCTTCATGTTGCACAACCACTCTATCCGTGTATCCATTACCTGCTGTGCCAAATAAGCGGCATGCCCGTGTAGGTGGAAGAAAGATGAGTGGAAGCGCCTTCAGCAAACTACTTAGTAGGCTTGCTGCTGAAGGCTACGACCTCTCAAATCCAGTTGATCTCAAGGAACACTGGGCCAAGCATGGGACTAATCGCTACATCACAATTAAGTAG
- the LOC110666164 gene encoding uncharacterized protein LOC110666164, translating into MSAEMGRKKEGYGWAVSAGINAALAAIAAKFFYNQFVRYSLVVICNVTMWGCYVNSLKVLSSLQATVTNFATNFLSSGLAGFLFFEEALSAQWFAGALLIVIGVVILSKSSIERKPSID; encoded by the exons ATGAGCGCAGAGATGGGCAGAAAGAAGGAAGGGTACGGATGGGCAGTATCAGCTGGAATCAACGCCGCTCTCGCTGCCATAGCTGCTAAGTTCTTTTACAATCAG TTTGTTAGATATAGTCTGGTTGTGATATGTAATGTTACAATGTGGGGATGTTACGTTAACAGCCTTAAAGTTCTTTCATCTCTGCAAGCTACAGTGACGAACTTTGCCACGAATTTCCTCTCCTCTGGTCTAGCAGGATTTTTGTTTTTTGAGGAAGCATTATCAGCTCAG TGGTTTGCAGGTGCCTTACTCATTGTAATTGGTGTAGTGATACTTAGCAAGTCAAGTATAGAACGAAAGCCAAGCATTGATTAG
- the LOC110666142 gene encoding histone H3.3, with product MARTKQTARKSTGGKAPRKQLATKAARKSAPTTGGVKKPHRYRPGTVALREIRKYQKSTELLIRKLPFQRLVREIAQDFKTDLRFQSHAVLALQEAAEAYLVGLFEDTNLCAIHAKRVTIMPKDIQLARRIRGERA from the exons ATGGCTCGTACGAAGCAAACTGCTCGTAAATCAACTGGTGGAAAGGCTCCGAGGAAGCAGCTTGCCACTAAG GCGGCTAGGAAATCTGCTCCAACAACTGGTGGTGTTAAGAAGCCTCATCGTTACCGTCCTGGAACTGTGGCTCTCCG TGAAATACGTAAATATCAGAAGAGTACTGAGCTTTTGATCCGGAAGTTGCCCTTCCAACGTCTTGTCCGTGAAATTGCACAAGATTTCAAG ACGGATTTGAGGTTCCAGAGTCACGCAGTGCTAGCCCTTCAGGAGGCCGCCGAGGCTTATTTGGTTGGTCTGTTTGAGGACACCAATCTTTGCGCTATCCACGCTAAGAGAGTCACAATTATGCCCAAGGATATCCAGCTAGCTAGGCGGATCCGTGGTGAACGTGCTTAA
- the LOC110666154 gene encoding histone H3.3 — translation MARTKQTARKSTGGKAPRKQLATKAARKSAPTTGGVKKPHRYRPGTVALREIRKYQKSTELLIRKLPFQRLVREIAQDFKTDLRFQSHAVLALQEAAEAYLVGLFEDTNLCAIHAKRVTIMPKDIQLARRIRGERA, via the exons ATGGCTCGCACGAAGCAAACTGCTCGCAAATCAACGGGAGGAAAGGCTCCAAGGAAGCAGCTAGCCACAAAG GCTGCAAGGAAGTCTGCTCCAACGACTGGTGGAGTTAAGAAGCCTCATCGTTACCGCCCTGGAACTGTGGCTCTCCG TGAAATCAGAAAGTATCAAAAAAGCACTGAGCTTTTGATCCGCAAGTTGCCCTTCCAGCGCCTGGTTCGTGAAATAGCTCAAGATTTCAAG ACTGATTTGAGGTTCCAGAGCCATGCGGTGCTGGCACTTCAGGAGGCTGCAGAGGCCTATTTGGTGGGTTTGTTCGAGGATACCAATCTCTGCGCTATTCATGCCAAGCGGGTAACTATAATGCCCAAGGACATTCAGCTGGCTAGGCGTATCCGTGGTGAACGTGCCTAG
- the LOC110666134 gene encoding aldehyde oxidase GLOX — protein MPAHSLFLLFLLLSATHPCPLILTEAAGGRWQLLQKSIGITAMHMQLLNNDRVVIYDRTDFGRSNLSLPEGKCRHDPNELVLKTDCTAHSAEYDVLNNTFRPLMVLTDVWCSSGAVMSNGSLIQTGGFNDGDRRIRVFTPCSDCDWVEVGDGLIARRWYATNHILPDGSQIIIGGRKQFNYEFYPKNGAPNLYNLPFLVQTNDPGIENNLYPFVFLHIDGNLFIFANNRAILFDYKGGKVVKTYPTIPGGDPRSYPSTGSAVLLPLKNLQGTELEAEVLVCGGAPKGSYIQATKGDFVKALDTCGRIKITDSNPQWAMESMPYARVMGDMILLPNGNVLIINGAGAGSAGWELGRNPALNPVIYRPDGKAGSRFESQNPTTIPRMYHSTAILLRDGRVLVGGSNPHVDYNFTTPLFPTELRLEAFSPPYLDTENNNLRPKIVSPSSKATIGYAKKLVVRFQVGGTLAEKLVSVTMVSPSFTTHSFSMNHRLLFLGNEKVTNAGTATYDIQVTTPPSKNLAPSGYYLLFVVHQDIPSEGIWVQIR, from the coding sequence ATGCCTGCTCATTCTTTATTTCTCTTGTTCCTTCTCCTTAGTGCTACCCATCCATGTCCCCTGATCCTAACAGAGGCCGCCGGTGGCAGGTGGCAACTTCTGCAGAAAAGTATTGGCATAACAGCTATGCACATGCAGCTCCTCAACAATGACCGTGTAGTAATCTATGATCGAACAGACTTTGGCCGCTCAAATCTATCTCTACCAGAAGGAAAGTGCCGGCATGATCCTAACGAGCTCGTGCTCAAAACTGATTGCACTGCTCACTCGGCGGAGTATGATGTTTTGAACAACACATTTCGGCCTCTTATGGTCCTCACCGACGTTTGGTGTTCTTCCGGTGCTGTAATGTCCAATGGGAGCCTGATTCAAACAGGTGGTTTCAATGACGGTGATCGTAGGATCAGAGTTTTCACGCCATGCAGTGACTGCGATTGGGTAGAGGTGGGAGATGGGCTTATTGCAAGAAGATGGTATGCGACCAACCATATATTGCCAGATGGTAGTCAAATTATTATCGGTGGGAGAAAGCAATTCAACTACGAATTTTATCCTAAAAATGGTGCTCCAAATTTGTATAATTTGCCATTTCTTGTTCAGACTAATGATCCTGGGATCGAGAATAATCTTTACCCATTTGTTTTTCTCCATATTGATGGTAATTTGTTCATTTTCGCAAATAATCGAGCGATATTGTTCGATTACAAGGGCGGTAAGGTGGTGAAAACTTACCCAACAATCCCTGGAGGTGACCCACGGAGCTATCCAAGCACAGGTTCTGCGGTCTTGCTTCCATTGAAGAACTTGCAAGGAACAGAACTTGAGGCTGAAGTTTTGGTTTGTGGAGGTGCACCAAAAGGTTCCTATATCCAGGCCACAAAAGGTGACTTCGTTAAAGCATTAGATACCTGTGGGCGGATCAAGATAACCGATTCGAATCCACAATGGGCCATGGAGAGCATGCCTTATGCCAGAGTCATGGGTGACATGATACTGCTTCCAAACGGCAACGTTTTGATCATCAACGGTGCTGGAGCTGGTTCTGCTGGATGGGAATTGGGGCGGAACCCAGCATTGAACCCAGTCATATACAGACCCGATGGGAAAGCTGGCTCAAGATTCGAGTCACAAAACCCAACCACCATTCCAAGAATGTATCATTCCACAGCAATTTTGCTGAGGGATGGAAGGGTTCTTGTTGGTGGCAGCAACCCTCACGTAGACTACAACTTCACAACACCCTTGTTTCCAACTGAATTAAGGTTAGAGGCATTTTCTCCTCCATATTTGGATACAGAAAATAACAATTTGAGGCCAAAAATTGTGTCTCCATCATCCAAAGCTACAATTGGGTACGCAAAGAAACTAGTAGTACGGTTCCAGGTGGGAGGCACACTAGCTGAGAAACTGGTGTCGGTGACAATGGTGTCACCTTCATTTACAACACATTCCTTCTCTATGAACCACAGATTGTTATTTCTTGGGAACGAGAAAGTGACAAATGCAGGAACGGCGACGTATGACATTCAGGTGACCACCCCACCTTCGAAAAACCTTGCGCCGTCGGGATATTACCTGTTATTTGTTGTTCATCAGGATATTCCAAGCGAAGGCATTTGGGTCCAAATAAGGTGA